A genome region from Triticum aestivum cultivar Chinese Spring chromosome 2B, IWGSC CS RefSeq v2.1, whole genome shotgun sequence includes the following:
- the LOC123042403 gene encoding flavonol 3-O-glucosyltransferase UGT89B1-like, whose product MATEPRSTPHLLVVPFPAQGHALPLLDLAALLASRGLRLTVVTTPANAPLLSPLLAAHPGSVQPLVLPFPAHPSLPPGLENTRSCPPSYFPVFIHALAALRQPVLAWARSNSHPVVAVVSDFFCGWTQPLAAELGVPRIVFSPSGVLGTAVPHSLFRRLVKRPSDADDGFGVSFPAIPGEPGFQWRELSGMYRGYMEGKVEEQVGEAVRQNFLWNLESWGFVSNTFRALEGRYLESPLEDLGFKRVWAVGPLAPETSSSGDRGGEAALVAGDLGPWLDGFPQGSVVYVCFGSQAVLTPAVATALAEALERSAVPFLWAAGDGAVLPEGFEARASAARRGLVVRGWAPQVAILRHAAVGWFMTHCGWNSVLESAAAGVPMLAWPMTADQFVNARLLEDEARVAVRACAGGIGVAPDAGELAAVLAGAVGEGGSAARARAKELAAEAAGATKEGGSSREDLERLVLEIQKL is encoded by the coding sequence ATGGCCACGGAGCCGCGCTCAACGCCGCacctcctcgtcgtccccttcccgGCGCAGGGCCACGCGCTGCCGCTGCTCGACCTGGCCGCGCTGCTCGCGTCCCGCGGCCTCCGCCTCACCGTCGTCACCACGCCCGCCAACGCGCCgctcctctcccctctcctcgcCGCCCACCCCGGCTCCGTCCAGCCCCTCGTCCTCCCCTTCCCCGCGCACCCCTCCCTCCCGCCGGGCCTCGAGAACACCAGGAGCTGCCCGCCCTCCTACTTCCCCGTCTTCATCCACGCGCTCGCCGCGCTCCGCCAGCCCGTCCTCGCGTGGGCCAGGTCGAACTCgcaccccgtcgtcgccgtcgtgtCCGACTTCTTCTGCGGGTGGACGCAGCCCCTCGCGGCGGAGCTCGGCGTGCCCAGGATCGTCTTCTCGCCCTCGGGCGTCCTCGGCACCGCCGTCCCGCACTCTCTGTTCCGTCGGCTGGTCAAGCGGCCGTCGGATGCCGATGACGGGTTCGGCGTTTCGTTCCCGGCGATTCCCGGCGAGCCGGGGTTCCAGTGGAGAGAGCTTTCCGGGATGTACAGGGGCTACATGGAAGGCAAGGTGGAGGAGCAGGTCGGCGAGGCCGTGAGGCAGAACTTCCTCTGGAATCTGGAGAGCTGGGGGTTTGtgtcgaacaccttccgtgcgCTCGAGGGGAGGTACCTGGAGTCGCCGCTCGAGGACCTGGGGTTCAAGCGCGTGTGGGCGGTGGGTCCGCTAGCGCCGGAGACGAGCAGCTCCGGAGATCGTGGCGGCGAGGCGGCTCttgtcgccggcgatctcgggccgTGGCTGGACGGCTTCCCGCAAGGCTCGGTCGTGTACGTGTGCTTCGGCAGCCAGGCGGTGCTGACCCCGGCCGTGGCGACGGCCCTAGCCGAGGCGCTGGAGCGGAGCGCCGTCCCGTTCCTGTGGGCCGCGGGCGACGGCGCGGTGCTCCCGGAAGGGTTCGAGGCCCGCGcgtcggcggcgaggcgcgggctgGTGGTGCGCGGGTGGGCGCCGCAGGTGGCCATCCTGCGGCACGCGGCGGTGGGGTGGTTCATGACGCACTGCGGCTGGAACTCGGTGCtagagtcggcggcggcgggcgtgccCATGCTGGCGTGGCCGATGACGGCGGACCAGTTCGTGAACGCGCGGCTGCTCGAGGACGAAGCGCGCGTCGCGGTGCGCGCGTGCGCGGGCGGGATCGGCGTGGCCCCGGACGCCGGCGAGCTCGCGGCCGTGCTGGCCGGCGCTGTCGGGGAGGGAGGGAGCGCCGCGCGGGCGCGCGCCAAGGAGCTCGCGGCGGAAGCAGCCGGCGCGACCAAGGAAGGCGGGAGCTCGCGCGAGGATCTGGAGCGGCTGGTGCTAGAGATTCAGAAGCTTTGA